One genomic region from Tripterygium wilfordii isolate XIE 37 chromosome 20, ASM1340144v1, whole genome shotgun sequence encodes:
- the LOC119986717 gene encoding uncharacterized protein LOC119986717, producing MLRACDTDKPCLHLVYDMWDSMIEKVRLAIYRKEGKRVEASSKFYDVVHGILVSRWNKNNTPLHCLAHSLNPRYYSDKWLNEDPTRVPPHKDVEVARERMKCLKKYFSNSEERMMVTMEFVNFSSMSGDFADSDSIHHRNDMDPKSWWVTFGASAPLLQNLALKILVQSSSSSCAERNWSTYSFVHSVRRNQMAPKRVEDLVFIHSNLRLLSRRQPDYGKGESKMWDIAGDKFGTFEDVGELEVAQLSLDEPDLECVVFADDCDEGILGESHETMEV from the exons ATGCTTAGGGCTTGTGATACGGACAAGCCTTGTCTTCACTTAGTCTATGACATGTGGGATTCTATGATTGAAAAAGTGAGACTTGCAATATATAGGAAAGAAGGAAAGCGAGTTGAGGCGTCTTCAAAGTTTTACGATGTGGTGCATGGAATTCTAGTTAGTCGTTGGAACAAGAACAATACTCCCCTACATTGCTTAGCTCATTCACTCAATCCAAG GTATTATAGTGATAAATGGCTTAATGAAGATCCTACTCGGGTTCCTCCACACAAAGATGTTGAAGTTGCTAGGGAGAGAATGAAATGcttgaagaagtatttctctaaCTCCGAAGAGAGGATGATGGTAACAATGGAGTTTGTAAACTTTTCTAGCATGTCGGGAGATTTTGCAGATTCTGATTCTATTCACCATCGTAATGATATGGATCCTAAGAGTTGGTGGGTTACATTTGGTGCAAGTGCACCTTTGTTGCAAAATCTAGCTTTGAAGATACTTGTGCaatcttcgtcttcatcatgTGCTGAGAGGAATTGGAGCACTTACTCGTTTGTGCATTCAGTGAGGAGAAATCAGATGGCACCAAAACGTGTTGAAGACTTGGTTTTCATTCACAGCAACCTTCGTCTCTTATCAAGAAGACAACCAGATTATGGTAAAGGAGAGAGCAAGATGTGGGACATTGCAGGTGACAAGTTTGGCACATTTGAGGATGTTGGGGAACTAGAGGTTGCACAGCTCTCTCTTGATGAGCCGGACTTAGAGTGTGTAGTCTTTGCTGATGATTGTGATGAGGGTATATTGGGTGAAAGTCATGAAACAATGGAAGTTTGA